One Gadus chalcogrammus isolate NIFS_2021 chromosome 4, NIFS_Gcha_1.0, whole genome shotgun sequence DNA segment encodes these proteins:
- the wif1 gene encoding wnt inhibitory factor 1: MDTNITFFRLSLKTCFLLLLGCLLTKAVQDQGSLYMWIDANQARILIGFEEDILIVSEGKMAPFTHDFRKAQQRMPAIPVNIHYVNFTWQATDQADYFYEFQSLRSMDRDIMDNPTVNLPLLGTVPHKPSVVQVGFPCLGDQDGVAAFEVTILVMDAGGNVILRTPHNAIFFKTCQRAKCPGGCRNGGYCNERQVCECQDGFYGPHCEKALCSPRCSNGGLCMSPGVCICPPGYHGNSCEKANCSATCLHGGTCFHPGKCICAAGYEGGRCELSKCRQPCKNGGRCTGVNKCKCSKGFHGDICSKAVCEPSCGAHGICVEPNKCQCRDGWHGRYCNKRYRASVAIGHRPAAAKFKQPSAASKGTKDTMEGARDADTNYVV; this comes from the exons ATGGATACCAACATCACGTTTTTTAGGCTTTCCCTCAAAACCTGTTTTCTGCTACTTTTGGGCTGTTTGTTAACGAAAGCCGTGCAAGACCAGGGGAGTTTATACATGTGGATTGATGCCAACCAAGCCCGGATCCTAATTG GTTTTGAGGAAGATATTCTGATAGTATCGGAGGGGAAAATGGCTCCATTCACCCACGACTTCAGAAAGGCGCAACAGCGGATGCCTGCGATCCCAGTCAACATCCACTACGTGAACTTCACCTGGCAGGCGACGGATCAG GCGGACTACTTCTATGAGTTCCAGAGCCTGCGCTCCATGGACCGGGACATCATGGACAACCCCACCGTCAACCTGCCTCTGCTGGGGACCGTGCCCCACAAGCCCTCAG tggtccAGGTGGGCTTCCCGTGTCTCGGGGATCAGGATGGCGTGGCGGCCTTCGAGGTCACCATCCTGGTGATGGACGCCGGCGGGAACGTCATCCTCCGGACGCCCCACAACGCCATCTTCTTCAAGACCTGCCAGAGGG CCAAGTGTCCTGGGGGCTGCCGGAACGGGGGCTACTGCAACGAGAGACAGGTGTGCGAGTGCCAGGACGGCTTTTACGGCCCCCACTGCGAGAAGG CTCTTTGCTCGCCGCGGTGCTCCAACGGCGGGCTGTGCATGAGCCCGGGGGTGTGTATCTGTCCACctggttaccatggcaacagctGCGAGAAAG CCAACTGCAGCGCCACCTGTCTGCACGGAGGAACCTGCTTCCACCCCGGGAAGTGCATCTGCGCCGCGGGCTACGAGGGCGGCCGCTGTGAGCTCA GTAAATGTCGCCAGCCCTGCAAGAACGGCGGGAGGTGTACGGGCGTGAACAAGTGCAAGTGCAGCAAGGGATTCCACGGAGACATCTGCTCCAAAG CTGTCTGCGAGCCCAGCTGTGGGGCCCACGGGATTTGCGTGGAACCCAACAAGTGCCAGTGTCGGGACGGCTGGCACGGACGCTACTGCAACAAGA GGTACCGGGCCAGCGTTGCCATTGGCCACCGTCCGGCGGCGGCCAAGTTCAAGCAGCCGTCGGCCGCCAGCAAGGGCACCAAGGACACGATGGAAGGCGCCCGCGACGCCGACACTAACTACGTGGTCTGA
- the lemd3 gene encoding inner nuclear membrane protein Man1 → MATAQLTDEELSSELKRLGFSPGPVTESTRPVYLKKLKKLRDEQQHRGSRPGKTRNSGAINNNSSGGGGNTAVAAAGSGAARPANNDVTYLSNTRGASGGRPVLNDKRVASGGGGAGGKFVLGFSSDESDAETPQRRRGGPGHGSGRDRGSSGYSQQLAPNRPTGTPATAQKNHGGVAHSNNSSPGVDGRRRTGSVGWGDRAIPGRSWVSQRTETGGRGYEEPGEEDDIEGEEGNDSRSLNGSRTSYLNTSKLAGDYSDSDEEDDEGLSALDRQRDRRLASRRSHPKAASPPHTNARGSESLQEKTRGAIRANEKPGASSLDMLGYRGEGGDEDGKPRGPGESALTGGLLNRSFPRRSIYVSLAGDQAGAPTKDGSPSTYSSKNYEDGNSSPGGGSRFSIGLRPRFSNYSTLSRTYRPVNSNHTLHGYGQDPNKHKHSVPEDELLQQFKRDGVSSSGGFSAHYLSMFLLTAACLFFLLLGFMYLRMRGAGATDADVVIRPHPFGSDFDRIDPRTQDIILKLLLELHVHLARVAGEHDCGDLDHHPNRSLTMDETALYLEGQNQDFEDHIYTSLKWILSAGDDVGIRLLGEDPEEPVTEVGQVLRLESTHPKMSFLCRFRRAFFTVINRVLLIIAVIALVLGLIYYMKYRWRREEDQSRQMYDMVARIIDVLQSHNEACQDNKDLQPYLPIPHVRDSLVQPPDREKMKRVWDRAVKFLKANESRIREEPQLINGANFTVWRWLQPALGCDRLSQIPSKVWQGKAFPLDRRNSPPNSLTPCLKIRSMFDPVMEVGENWHLAIHEAILEKCNDNDGIVHIAVDKNSREGCVYVKCLSAEHSGKAFKALHGSWFDGKLVTVKYLRLDRYHQRFPQAEGCLVPLRPSGGAGAGASPRHHSRASTSSLISPEEQERGRERERTLSP, encoded by the exons ATGGCGACCGCGCAGTTAACGGACGAGGAGCTTTCCTCCGAGTTAAAGCGACTCGGATTCTCCCCTGGGCCAGTCACGGAGAGCACCCGTCCGGTGTACCTGAAGAAGTTGAAAAAGCTCCGCGACGAGCAGCAGCATCGAGGTTCTCGCCCGGGGAAAACGCGCAACAGCGGcgccatcaacaacaacagtagcggcggcggcggcaacaCAGCGGTGGCGGCTGCGGGATCCGGAGCCGCCAGGCCGGCGAACAATGACGTCACGTACCTGAGCAACACCCGGGGCGCCAGTGGTGGTCGCCCGGTTTTGAACGACAAGCGTGTGGCAAGCggcgggggaggagcagggggaaaGTTCGTGCTGGGCTTCAGCTCCGACGAGTCGGACGCAGAAACACCCCAGAGGAGGCGAGGAGGCCCTGGCCACGGCAGCGGGAGAGACCGAGGCTCGTCTGGGTACAGCCAGCAGCTAGCGCCGAACAGGCCCACCGGGACACCCGCCACGGCCCAGAAGAACCACGGTGGAGTCGCCCACAGTAACAACTCTTCTCCGGGTGTGGATGGTAGGAGGAGGACTGGgtctgtggggtggggggaccGGGCGATACCGGGCCGCTCTTGGGTGTCGCAGCGCACCGAGACTGGGGGGAGGGGTTACGAGGAGCCGGGAGAGGAGGACGATAttgagggggaagaggggaacGATTCCCGGTCTCTAAATGGCAGCCGGACGTCTTACTTGAACACCAGTAAGCTCGCCGGGGATTACTCTGActcggacgaggaggacgacgaaggcCTGTCTGCGCTAGACCGACAGCGCGACCGACGTCTGGCCTCCAGACGGAGTCACCCGAAAGCCGCGTCACCTCCTCACACTAATGCCAGGGGGTCGGAAAGTCTCCAGGAAAAGACGAGAGGCGCAATCAGAGCAAATGAGAAGCCTGGCGCTAGTAGTCTAGACATGTTGGGctacaggggggagggaggggacgagGACGGGAAGCCGAGAGGCCCGGGCGAGTCTGCCCTGACTGGTGGCCTGCTCAACCGCAGTTTCCCCAGGCGGTCTATCTATGTGTCGCTCGCCGGGGACCAGGCGGGGGCCCCTACCAAAGACGGCTCCCCCTCCACCTACAGCAGCAAAAACTACGAGGACGGGAACTCCTCTCCCGGCGGGGGCAGCCGGTTCAGCATCGGCCTGCGACCGCGGTTCTCCAACTACAGCACCCTGTCCCGGACCTACCGGCCCGTCAACTCCAACCACACGCTCCATGGCTACGGCCAGGACCCGAATAAGCACAAGCACTCCGTACCGGAGGACGAGCTGCTCCAGCAGTTCAAGCGGGACGGCGTGTCGTCTTCCGGGGGCTTCAGCGCACACTACCTGTCCATGTTCCTGCTGACCGCGGCGTGCCTCTTCTTTCTGCTGCTGGGCTTCATGTACCTGAGGATGCGGGGTGCCGGGGCCACCGATGCGGATGTCGTTA TCAGACCCCACCCCTTCGGAAGTGATTTTGACCGCATC GATCCGAGGACTCAGGACATCATCCTGAAGCTTCTGCTGGAGCTCCACGTCCACCTCGCCCGCGTCGCCG GCGAACATGACTGCGGGGACCTGGACCATCATCCCAACAGAAGCCTGACCATGGATGAAACCGCGCTCTACTTGgag gGTCAGAACCAAGACTTCGAGGATCATATCTATACTTCCCTGAAGTGGATCCTGAGTGCCGGAGACGATGTTGGCATAAG actgctGGGAGAGGACCCAGAGGAGCCCGTGACGGAGGTGGGGCAAGTCCTCAGGCTGGAGTCCACCCACCCCAAGATGTCCTTCCTGTGTCGCTTCCGCCGAGCCTTCTTCACCGTCATCAACCGGGTGCTGCTCATCATCGCAG TGATCGCCTTGGTGCTGGGCCTGATCTACTACATGAAGTACCGCTGGCGTAGAGAGGAGGACCAGAGCCGGCAGATGTACGACATGGTGGCGAGAATCATCG ACGTGCTGCAGAGCCACAACGAGGCGTGCCAAGACAACAAGGACCTGCAGCCCTACCTCCCCATCCCCCACGTGCGCGACTCCCTGGTCCAGCCACCAGATCG GGAGAAGATGAAGAGGGTGTGGGACCGAGCGGTGAAGTTCCTGAAGGCCAACGAGTCGAGGATCCGCGAGGAGCCCCAGCTGATCAACGGGGCCAACTTCACGGTGTGGCGCTGGCTCCAGCCCGCGCTGGGCTGCGACCGGCTGTCCCAGATCCCCTCCAAGGTCTGGCAGGGCAAAG CGTTCCCGCTGGACAGAAGGAACTCTCCTCCCAACAGCCTCACACCCTGCCTGAAGATCAGGAGCATGTTCGACCCCGTCAT ggaggtgggggagaattGGCACCTGGCCATCCACGAAGCCATCCTGGAGAAGTGCAACGACAACGACGGGATCGTCCACATCGCAGTGGACAAGAATTCCCGCGAG GGCTGCGTCTATGTTAAGTGTCTCTCCGCTGAGCACTCGGGGAAAGCCTTTAAAGCCCTTCACGGCTCCTGGTTCGACG GCAAGCTGGTGACGGTGAAGTACCTGCGCCTGGACCGCTACCACCAGCGCTTCCCCCAGGCGGAGGGCTGCCTGGTGCCTCTCCGGCCCTCCGGCGGCGCCGGCGCCGGCGCCTCGCCGCGCCACCACAGCcgcgcctccacctcctccctcatctcccccgaggagcaggagagggggagggagagggagagaacgctGTCCCCCTGA